In Anseongella ginsenosidimutans, one genomic interval encodes:
- a CDS encoding glycosyltransferase family 2 protein, translating into MNEDRTPQTPPIIKAVTDCESRPRWSVMIPAYNCIGYLQTALESVLIQDPGPEIMQIEVVDDHSTDGDVRALVARVGKGRVGYYRQPYNRGSLRNFETCLNRSKGHLVHLLHGDDAVLPGFYRVTGALFDAHPQVGAAFTSHIVIDECGNQVYSRQSLMDKPGVLSDWLSTIARRQRLQPPAIVVKRLVYEHLGGFFAFHFNEDWEMWVRIAAHYPVAYSPSGLPGTGTIQITLPPVRFYPDRTFWISIRRSISFSIIFRRKKGSHIKDQRENINQFISLTNLISYIMSTGPPMRPCCRPRPLLK; encoded by the coding sequence ATGAACGAAGACCGTACTCCACAAACCCCACCCATCATTAAAGCGGTAACAGATTGCGAAAGCCGTCCCCGTTGGTCCGTGATGATCCCCGCATATAATTGCATCGGGTATCTTCAAACCGCTCTCGAAAGCGTACTCATCCAGGACCCCGGTCCGGAAATCATGCAGATCGAAGTTGTGGATGATCATAGTACGGACGGGGATGTTCGCGCATTGGTCGCCAGAGTAGGGAAAGGCCGCGTTGGGTATTATCGGCAGCCATATAATCGCGGCAGTCTCCGGAATTTTGAGACCTGCCTGAACCGTTCCAAAGGGCATTTAGTCCATTTATTGCATGGTGACGATGCTGTGCTGCCTGGTTTTTACCGCGTAACCGGGGCGCTTTTTGACGCGCATCCACAGGTGGGCGCCGCATTTACCAGCCATATCGTGATTGATGAATGCGGAAATCAAGTATATAGCCGGCAAAGCCTGATGGACAAGCCGGGCGTCCTCAGCGACTGGTTGAGTACCATCGCCCGCCGCCAGCGTCTTCAGCCTCCCGCCATCGTCGTAAAACGACTGGTATACGAACACCTGGGGGGATTTTTTGCCTTTCATTTTAACGAAGACTGGGAAATGTGGGTACGGATCGCGGCTCATTACCCGGTGGCCTATTCCCCGAGCGGCTTGCCCGGTACAGGTACCATACAAATAACATTACCACCCGTTCGTTTTTATCCGGACAGAACATTCTGGATATCTATAAGGCGATCGATATCATTCAGCATTATCTTCCGCCGGAAAAAAGGAAGTCATATAAAAGATCAGCGAGAAAATATAAATCAATTTATATCGCTCACAAATCTCATCAGTTATATAATGAGTACGGGACCACCCATGCGGCCCTGTTGCAGGCCAAGGCCGCTTTTAAAATGA
- a CDS encoding glycosyltransferase family 2 protein — MEACHSVTVLMPVYNARKHVREAIESILGQTYTEFEFLIIDDGSTDATPEIVCSYTDPRIRFIRNEENRGVSAVLNQGIGLASSGLIARMDADDISYPERLEKQVAFFREHPEIALLSTWARVVAADKTPLRTEKWKSQYYYYNLNFACWIYHPTVMYRRSAVTASGKYSTRYAEDHNLWWQMARNYKIHNLPEVLLDYRLADESLSRVTRKAEYEAAQHAQVLRNIRYYTGEGFRLSHHEVRCLMLDCEPVLKEGIMAIARCFRKLDHITGYILAMENVNRDEAAIREAAYFKKEWMLSFFAGRLSGPELIFLLISLGCWKKAALLLSAKFSQPGSVAAHRNGKIREAAETPPETAKAIPRIPHNPPEILPVPAGEARPRWSVMIPVFNCIGYLEETLQSVLLQDPGPDIMQIEVIDDHSTDGDVAALVTRLGQGRVGYHRQPYNRGSLRNFETCLNRAKGEWIHLLHGDDLVKPGFYGEIGNLFARYPQAGAAFTNHIFINEAGGELSYYRSLAGSAGLLPDWLARIASRQYVQPPAMVVKRRVYEHLGSFFAVHFGEDWEMWVRIAAHYPVAYSPRHLAKYRYHRNNITSRSFLSGQSIRDIHTVIRIVRQYLPRDQQRHLQKAARRNYAAYFANTSHRIFTEFRNPKAAFTQAWRAWIMSPNALTSASMLKLAGRYIYSMLRKLPQTDERRPYSTNPTHH, encoded by the coding sequence ATGGAAGCTTGTCATTCTGTAACCGTTTTAATGCCTGTCTACAATGCCCGGAAGCATGTACGGGAGGCTATTGAGAGCATATTAGGGCAGACATATACAGAATTTGAATTCCTGATCATTGACGACGGGTCCACAGACGCTACCCCGGAGATCGTCTGTTCGTACACCGATCCGCGGATCCGGTTTATCAGGAACGAAGAAAACCGGGGCGTCTCGGCCGTACTTAACCAGGGGATCGGCCTGGCCTCTTCCGGGCTTATCGCCCGCATGGACGCCGATGATATCAGCTATCCGGAGCGGCTCGAAAAACAGGTGGCCTTTTTCCGGGAACACCCCGAAATAGCACTGCTTTCAACCTGGGCAAGGGTCGTTGCAGCCGATAAAACTCCTTTACGGACGGAGAAATGGAAATCCCAATACTATTATTACAACCTCAATTTCGCCTGCTGGATCTACCATCCTACTGTTATGTACCGGCGCAGCGCCGTAACAGCCAGCGGTAAATACAGTACCCGCTACGCCGAAGACCACAATTTGTGGTGGCAAATGGCACGCAATTACAAGATCCATAACTTGCCGGAAGTTCTGCTGGATTACCGCCTTGCCGACGAAAGCCTGAGCCGGGTTACGCGGAAAGCAGAATATGAAGCGGCGCAGCATGCACAGGTTCTGCGCAATATCCGGTATTATACCGGGGAAGGATTTCGCCTCAGCCATCATGAAGTTCGCTGCCTGATGCTGGACTGCGAGCCTGTCCTGAAGGAAGGTATAATGGCCATTGCCCGTTGCTTTCGTAAGCTGGATCATATTACCGGGTACATCCTGGCAATGGAAAATGTCAATCGCGATGAAGCCGCTATCCGGGAAGCCGCCTATTTCAAGAAAGAGTGGATGCTTTCTTTTTTTGCAGGCAGGCTTTCCGGGCCTGAACTGATTTTCCTGCTCATCAGCCTGGGCTGCTGGAAAAAGGCCGCGCTCCTGTTGAGCGCTAAATTTTCCCAGCCGGGATCGGTGGCCGCTCACCGGAACGGCAAGATCCGCGAGGCAGCGGAAACACCACCAGAAACTGCAAAAGCAATACCCCGGATACCACATAACCCTCCGGAGATCCTTCCGGTGCCGGCAGGGGAAGCCCGCCCCCGCTGGTCGGTCATGATCCCCGTATTCAACTGCATCGGGTATTTGGAAGAAACCTTGCAGAGCGTACTTCTGCAGGATCCCGGCCCGGACATCATGCAGATCGAAGTAATAGATGACCACAGTACTGACGGCGATGTCGCTGCCCTGGTGACGCGTTTAGGACAAGGACGCGTAGGCTACCACCGGCAACCGTATAACCGCGGCAGCCTGCGCAATTTTGAAACCTGCCTGAACCGTGCAAAGGGTGAGTGGATCCACCTGCTTCACGGAGACGACCTGGTAAAGCCAGGGTTTTACGGCGAGATCGGGAATTTGTTTGCCAGGTATCCGCAAGCCGGCGCCGCGTTTACCAATCACATCTTTATAAACGAGGCGGGCGGTGAACTCTCTTATTACCGGAGCCTTGCCGGCAGCGCCGGACTGTTGCCGGACTGGCTGGCCCGGATTGCGAGCCGGCAATATGTGCAGCCTCCCGCTATGGTTGTGAAACGCAGGGTGTACGAGCATCTGGGAAGTTTTTTTGCCGTTCATTTTGGCGAAGACTGGGAAATGTGGGTACGCATAGCCGCGCATTACCCCGTTGCCTATTCGCCCAGGCACCTGGCCAAATACCGTTACCACAGGAATAACATTACCAGCCGTTCCTTCCTGTCCGGACAAAGTATCCGCGACATTCACACCGTCATCCGCATTGTCCGGCAGTACCTGCCCCGCGATCAGCAGCGCCACCTGCAAAAGGCTGCCAGAAGAAACTACGCCGCGTATTTCGCCAATACTTCCCACAGGATCTTTACGGAGTTCCGCAACCCCAAAGCTGCCTTTACCCAGGCCTGGCGGGCCTGGATAATGAGCCCGAACGCCCTTACCTCCGCCAGCATGTTAAAGCTTGCGGGCAGGTATATATATAGTATGTTGAGAAAACTTCCTCAAACCGATGAACGAAGACCGTACTCCACAAACCCCACCCATCATTAA
- a CDS encoding glycosyltransferase family 2 protein, translating into MDGRKGMMPEISVITAFFNEERFLAEAIESVIGQHYDSWELILVDDGSADSSTDIAQEYAARYPGKISCVQHERGENKGLSASRNLGISRARGALIAFLDADDVWRREKLQVQAGIMHACPQAAMLCEASEYWYSWEKPSAQDVIIPVGVKREGLFDPPELINLLYPLSGGAAPCPSGIIVRRSALEKYRGFEAHFTGKYQLYEDQAFLHKIYLNEPVYISPLCHNRYRQRAGSLVRQVTGEGNYHVVRQYFLQWLREYMAEHKIVYPGIDNLLRRALCRYRHPVVRWWARLFY; encoded by the coding sequence ATGGATGGGAGGAAAGGCATGATGCCGGAGATTTCCGTGATAACGGCTTTTTTTAACGAGGAGCGTTTTTTGGCCGAAGCTATAGAGAGTGTGATCGGCCAGCATTACGATAGCTGGGAGCTGATCCTGGTCGACGATGGTTCGGCGGACAGCAGCACGGATATTGCGCAGGAGTATGCAGCCCGGTATCCGGGGAAGATCAGCTGCGTACAACATGAGCGCGGGGAAAACAAAGGCTTGAGCGCCAGCCGGAACCTGGGAATATCCAGGGCACGCGGCGCTTTGATCGCCTTCCTGGACGCAGACGATGTTTGGAGGCGGGAAAAATTACAGGTGCAGGCCGGGATCATGCATGCCTGCCCGCAAGCGGCCATGTTATGCGAGGCATCCGAGTACTGGTATAGCTGGGAAAAACCGTCTGCGCAGGATGTAATTATCCCGGTAGGCGTCAAACGGGAAGGGCTGTTTGACCCTCCCGAGCTCATAAACCTGCTTTACCCCTTATCGGGCGGGGCGGCGCCCTGTCCTTCCGGGATCATCGTCCGCAGGTCCGCCCTGGAGAAATACCGGGGGTTTGAAGCGCATTTTACGGGGAAGTACCAGCTTTATGAAGACCAGGCCTTCCTGCATAAAATATACCTGAATGAGCCTGTTTACATATCTCCTCTATGCCACAACCGGTACCGCCAGCGGGCAGGCTCACTGGTACGCCAGGTAACCGGGGAGGGGAATTATCATGTGGTACGGCAGTATTTCCTGCAATGGCTCCGGGAATATATGGCGGAACATAAAATAGTGTATCCCGGCATCGACAACTTATTAAGGAGAGCCCTGTGCCGGTACCGGCATCCGGTGGTTCGATGGTGGGCGCGGCTGTTTTATTAG
- a CDS encoding polysaccharide deacetylase family protein → MKLGWIYKSRQPTAGRALVLMYHRVANVPVDPWQMAVRPEHFEEQLQVLGKRYSVIPVPELLRQLEEGKLLPGSVCLTFDDGYADNYLTARPLLEKYQCPATFFIVTRCIDRKHSFWWDTLGDLLLNTAELPEAVSVDLQGERCSYPLNGEVVLSGELHRKYLLWRYPAPPPGRRAAVYLDIYERVKSLPPEAQERAAREIRLWREDSSGSSEEERLPVNTEQLMSMSRHPLLDIGLHTHSHPALGCQSPERQFREIESCRKYLARATSRFIPVISYPHGHYNKDTLRTVKEQQLEAAFTTEEQAITRKSDPYRLGRFQVGDWNGETFEKQLSVWMGGKA, encoded by the coding sequence ATGAAGCTCGGCTGGATATACAAAAGCAGGCAGCCGACCGCAGGGCGGGCCCTTGTGCTGATGTACCACCGCGTCGCCAATGTGCCGGTCGACCCCTGGCAGATGGCCGTCCGGCCGGAGCATTTTGAGGAGCAGTTACAGGTGCTGGGAAAACGCTACAGCGTTATCCCGGTACCGGAGCTTCTGCGCCAATTAGAGGAGGGAAAGCTTTTGCCGGGCAGCGTATGCCTGACTTTTGACGATGGTTACGCCGACAATTATTTGACAGCCCGCCCCTTGCTGGAAAAATACCAATGCCCGGCTACTTTTTTTATTGTGACGCGCTGTATTGACCGGAAGCATAGCTTTTGGTGGGACACCCTCGGAGACCTGTTGCTCAATACCGCTGAACTACCCGAAGCGGTTTCTGTAGATCTGCAAGGCGAGCGCTGTTCCTATCCCCTCAATGGGGAAGTCGTCCTCAGTGGGGAGCTGCATCGTAAATACCTTTTATGGCGTTATCCGGCCCCGCCGCCGGGCCGCAGAGCAGCTGTTTACCTGGATATTTATGAGCGCGTGAAAAGCCTGCCACCCGAAGCGCAGGAGCGTGCCGCCCGGGAGATCAGGCTTTGGCGGGAAGACAGCAGCGGCTCCTCCGAAGAGGAGCGGCTTCCTGTAAATACGGAGCAGCTAATGAGCATGAGCCGGCATCCCCTGCTGGATATCGGTTTGCACACCCATAGCCATCCGGCTTTGGGATGTCAATCGCCTGAGCGGCAGTTTCGCGAAATCGAAAGCTGCAGGAAATACCTGGCGCGAGCCACCAGCCGCTTTATTCCGGTGATCAGCTATCCGCACGGCCACTACAATAAGGATACGCTCAGGACGGTAAAGGAACAGCAGCTTGAGGCAGCCTTTACCACCGAGGAACAAGCGATCACCCGAAAGTCGGATCCCTACCGGCTGGGCCGTTTCCAGGTGGGGGACTGGAATGGAGAAACATTCGAAAAACAGCTTTCCGTATGGATGGGAGGAAAGGCATGA